One Companilactobacillus heilongjiangensis genomic window, TCAAGTTGTCAGTACCAAAGATGTGTCTGAAGTTCCAACCAGTTTTATCTGTGTTCAAGTGGTTCTTTTCAACGAATTCTTGGATACCTTCTGACCACATAAATTCATCAGAGTTAGTAAAGTCAACTTGTTGGATTGAAACACGGTTAGCACAAACAGCATAACTGTCGTCAGGAATTCTTTGAGCTACCCAGTGGTGACCAGTAACGATTTCCATGTACCAAACGTCATCTTTGTCACTGAATAGGACAGAGTTACCAGCAGGTGAACCAAATTTCTTGATCAATTCGCCAGTACGTTCAACAGCACCCTTAGCTGAATCAACGTAAGGAAGAACCATACGAACGATAACATCTTCGTCCATACCATCTTTAACTAGTGGGTCAAAAGCAAGTGCACGTTCGTTACCGTAAGTACTTTCAGTAGCTGACATAGCAACGTTCTTGCCATTAATACCACTTTCATCGTAATAACCAAATTTCTTGTAGTCTACGTTTGGAACAGCAGGCCACTTGTAACCATTTTCGGGTACTTCAGATTCAAAGCCATTCAACCATGACTTAACCTTGCGACCTTTTTCGCCGTTAACAGCTGGGTTTAATACGAAGCTGTGTGGTGCAACAGCAAAGAATGTATCGTCGTTTCTGGCGATCATTGTTGAGCCATCTAAACTGGCGTTTTTACCAACTAAAATTGTCGTACAAGCGTCATCCAAATGATTTTTCTTCATATCTAAGAATTCCTCCTCTTTATACTGATTTCATTTTAGCATATCTGAAGTTAAGAGTTGGCTTCATAAGGATGGAAACTCTTAAATGTACTATTTAAATATTTGTAATTTTTTATATATGCAGCCGGATGGTTGTAATCAAATATGCCGTCTCCAGAGCTGGGAAATATTCACAAGCTGTGCGGAACGGCCCGAGCCAAAGAGCGGTCTCGGGCCTCGGTTTGAAGCCTTGACATAGTTCGTCAAGTCTCCAAACACGTCCGGTGGTATAAGTACGGGAGATTCCTCCCGTACTTATACCACTACCACGGCACACAAATATTTCCCAGCTCTTCCGACTAATTAATCGGTGTTAATTGAAGGTAATATTGTTCAAATGTATTTGTATTCCAGCAATTTTAGAAGATGAAATATTGTGTTTATCAATTAGCATCTTGCGAATTATTATGTGCATTAATTAGTTTAAGTGGATTTGATTTGTGGCATTAAATATGAAGATATTGGTAATTAATTTATCCTGTTTTCAATTTTTAAATACATTTATTTACATCCGACTATTAGAAATTCTAGCTGACATTTTATCTTATTAAAATATCATAAAGATTCATTGTAAAACAAGAGTCGGAGGAGCTGAGAGAATATTCACCCGCTGTGGGTGTGGCGTTATGGCTTTAGCCATTACACCACCGGGCGAGTTTGGAGACTTACCGGTCTTTGGTAAGGCTTCAAACCGAGATTCGAGACCGTACTTTGGCTCGAATCGGTCCGTATAGCAGGTGAATATTCTCTCAGCTCTGGAGACGGAATTAACGTTTTGAAAACTTGTCCTTTAATAACCTCTGAAAATAATGCTATAATTTTCTAAATAATAGGAGGGGCAATAATGGATCTTGATACAAAAAATCAGAGCGATTCTTTTCTAAAAAATCTGCTCTTAGGGTTTCAGCATTTATTAGCCATGTATTCCGGGGATATCTTAATTCCAATTTTGATTGGAGCATCACTAGGATTTAGCGCTAAAGAAATGACTTACTTAATTTCAGTCGATATTTTTATGTGTGGGGTGGCAACACTCTTGCAGATTAAGCGGACTCCGCTGACTGGGATTGGTTTGCCAGTTGTTTTAGGATCAGCCGTTGAATACGTAACGCCGTTACAAAACATTGGGCATCACTTTGGGATTGCCTATATGTATGGTGCTATCATCGCAGCAGGTGTTTTCATCATGTTGATTTCGAAGTTGTTTGCCAGTTTGAAGAGATTCTTCCCTCCAGTAGTTACTGGCTCATTGATCACATTGATCGGCTTTACTTTGATACCTGTTGCGTTTCAAAATATCGGTGGCGGTAACGTTGCTGATAAAAGTTTTGGTAACCCAACTAACTTAATTTTAGGATTTACGACAGCCTTAATTATTGTAATTATTAGTATTTGGGGTCGCGGTTTCGTTAAACAAATTGCGGTCTTGATTGGTATCGTGGCTGGATATTTACTTGGTATCGGTATGGGTGAGATTGGCTTTAAAACAGTCGGCTCAGCTCACTGGTTCCAAATTCCACAGCCTTTCTACTTTGCGACACCTAAGTTTGAATGGTCATCGATTTTGGTCATGTTGCTTGCTGCTTTGACATGTATGATCGAATCAACTGGGGTTTACTATGCCTTAGCTGAATTGACGGGTGACGATTTGGACGAAAATGATTTACAACGTGGTTATGCTTCAGAAGGTTTGGCAGCTATCTTGGGTGGTATTTTCAATACATTCCCATACTCAACTTTCTCGCAAAACGTTGCAGTTGTTCAATTGTCAGGTATTAAGAAGAACAAGCCAGTTTACTTCTCAGCTTTCTTATTGATTATCTTGGGGTTGATTCCTAAGGTTGGAGCTGTGGCAGAATTGATTCCTAACGCCGTTTTAGGTGGTGCCATGTTGATTATGTTCGGTACAGTTGGTATTGAAGGAATCAAGATGCTAACTAGAGTTGAAATGAATAACAATAACATTATGATCATGGCTGTTTCAATCAGTTTAGGTCTTGGTGTAACTGTTCAACCAACACTATTACATTTCTTGCCATCAACCGTTCAAACAATTTTGAATAACGGATTAGTTGTCGGAAGTTTTTCAGCCATTCTGTTAAATCTATTGTTGAATACACATAAAAAGACAAATTAGCTAGTTTAAACACTTTCAAAACAAATACAAAGTTTGGTCATATTTTCATCACATTTAATACGTATACTTATCGAAAAGTTAGATAAAGTACACGTATTTTTTTTATGCAAAGGAGTGAAAAATATGACCGAATATAAATATATCAGCATTGTGATTAACAAGTTTGACCAGCCATTTGAAATCAAGTTGGCAACTCAAGATTCTGAGCTGATTAATACTAAATTAATTGATGAGACAGTTGCTGAAATTTCTGAAAATATTAAAGAATATGACGATGCATTTTCATTAGAAAATAACAACTCACTATTATCCAGATTTGAAGATGGAGACGAAAGTGGATTGATGTCATCCAAGATTTTTCAAGAAGTTTACGAACAAACAATTACCGCTGAACAGATGACGCAGCATTACTTCAGTTCCTACTTCAATGGCAAGTATGATCCAATCGGATTGTTAAATGGCTGGATGATTGACCAAATTTTTAACCATTATCTATTGTCGTTGTTGAGTAGTGAAGGCATTGATGGCGTGTCACTCAAGTGTGGTGAAGATGTCCGTTTAGCCAGTCGACCTAATATTGACTTTAGATGGCGGATTGCGATTAAAGACCCAATGAATTTGGATATCCTGCTGGCAACGTATTACCTGCAAAATGGTGCCGTTTCAACATCCAATGAGAAACGCAGTTTGAGAAAGGAACCAAGTAATGTTGAGCAAGTAACGATTGTCGGTAGCAATGCGCTGGATGCCAATATTTGGTCCTCAGCGGGAGTTGCGGCAGGAACAAAGAAGTTTCCTCAGTTTATCTCTAAATATCATTTAACGGGCATGCTAGTTGATAAATATGCAGGAATGGAAAACTTCCGTGATGGATTTTCAGATAAAATAGCAATGTCAAAATGAGACACATAACGCCGTTATGTGTCTCGTTTTTTTTATGGATTAATTTCGAAGATAAATTCTAATTTTTTTGAATAAAAGAGCTTTTTTTTAGGCAAAATGCAAAAAAAATCAAAAATCAGAAATTCTCAACTTAAAATTCGTTATTTATTATACTTTTTATAAATAAAATGACTAAATAAATTCAAAACTTCTGAAAATATAAGGAATAAAAATATTATAAAGAGTATGCTTTGACTAATATCTTGGTAATTAATAGGGGGATTAATTATGTATTTAAGATTCTTGCAGTTGAAGCGTTCTGGCAATGTGAAATTAAGAAACAAGATGAAAAAAGGTAAGGCAGGTTGGTTTGTTGTATCAATGTGCTTTTTTGGTGCTGGATTAGTTTTTATGGGTAATCCCATGGCAGTTCACGCCGATGATGTTAATGGAAATAATTCGCATTTCGAATCGATGACTTCTGGAACTCAAGCGAATACGGCTGGAAATGTTGAGCGACAATCGGTAAACAATGCACTTACTTATAATAATCCGCACGCTGAACTTCAGATGAGCGAAAAGGCGAGTTCTCAACCGGTATCTCAAGCAAAATCTCAAGGCAGTCAAGTTGTTACAAATAATTTATCTCAAGAATCCAGTTCAAAACAAAAAGAAGAGACCTATAGCGTTCCCGCTTCTATCAAAAATGTACCCCAACATAATGAAACTGATAATATAAACCAATCCGCAAACGGTGATACAACCATTGTTGAATCAAATGATACGGATGATTCTGGCGTTTGGAATTTAGACTCAAATGGGGATTTACATATGGTTAGCGGAACTTTCAACGGTAGTCATGATAATAATGGAGAACCAGATTCATCTTTCTTTTCAAAAGTTACTGGTTCCGATGATGTAAAAAAGATTATTATTGATGGTCCAACAGATGGTAAAAAAATCACTATAGGACCTGATGCTACAGGTGGTTTTTTCGGTTTTGGTCAGTTGGAAAGTATTGAGGGACTAGGTAATTTAGATACTAGTAATACAACAAATATGACTAGTTTGTTTCAATTTGATAAACATTTAAGGTCAGCCGACACTGACAAACTTGATACGAGTGCAGTAACGAATATGAGCAATATGTTTGATGCATCAGGATTTCAATCACTTGATCTATCAAATTTTAAGACTGGAAATGTAATAAATATGTCCGGAATGTTTGGAGAAATGACTGATTTATCTTATGAAATGGGAGTTAATCCTGATAATCCTAGCTCTGATTCTGATAACCCGGATCCTAAATGGCCTGATCCAAAAGTTGGAATACATGAATTAAATTTATCTAATTTTGATGTTAATAATGTTACTTCGATTGAAGGAATGTTTAAAGGGGATACTTATTTAAATTCAATTGATTTGCCCAATTTCGATAATGCAAAGGTTTCTGGATATGTTGGTGCATTTCAAGGATGTAGTAATTTGAAGTCAATTGATTTATCTGGAATGCAAATGAAATACGCTGATAGATATGGTGCCACAGCACTACTCAATGTCGGAAGATTTCAAAGTTATATAGACGATGTAGAACATTTTAATCTTAAACAGATAAAGGTAAATCAGACAACTATTTTACAAGATTCTAATCTGTCAACGATTGACCCTACAGGTATATATAGTGGCAGATGGGTAAACGATGAGGGTAAAATTTTTACATCAAAAGAATTAGAAAGTGCATATTCTTTTGAGGGGGATGAACCTCGAGTGGCTGCAAACTACTCTTGGTACATTGATACTGACGTAACAATTAAGACCAATTTGGGAGACAAAGTAGTCCATGTCACCGGTCCTGCTGTTCCCAAAGAGGGTGTGTTCAATGTAGAAGTACCGGAAGTAGATGGATATACACCGGATTTAACAAAGGTTGA contains:
- a CDS encoding FAD:protein FMN transferase: MTEYKYISIVINKFDQPFEIKLATQDSELINTKLIDETVAEISENIKEYDDAFSLENNNSLLSRFEDGDESGLMSSKIFQEVYEQTITAEQMTQHYFSSYFNGKYDPIGLLNGWMIDQIFNHYLLSLLSSEGIDGVSLKCGEDVRLASRPNIDFRWRIAIKDPMNLDILLATYYLQNGAVSTSNEKRSLRKEPSNVEQVTIVGSNALDANIWSSAGVAAGTKKFPQFISKYHLTGMLVDKYAGMENFRDGFSDKIAMSK
- a CDS encoding C69 family dipeptidase, giving the protein MKKNHLDDACTTILVGKNASLDGSTMIARNDDTFFAVAPHSFVLNPAVNGEKGRKVKSWLNGFESEVPENGYKWPAVPNVDYKKFGYYDESGINGKNVAMSATESTYGNERALAFDPLVKDGMDEDVIVRMVLPYVDSAKGAVERTGELIKKFGSPAGNSVLFSDKDDVWYMEIVTGHHWVAQRIPDDSYAVCANRVSIQQVDFTNSDEFMWSEGIQEFVEKNHLNTDKTGWNFRHIFGTDNLKDRHYNTPRVWYGQKFFNPEIQQDPEDGELPFIMKTDHKISVDDIEYVLGSHYNETPFDPYSPYASDEDKHRYRPIGLNRTQNSHVLQIRNDVPEEYAAIMWLCIGFPTFTPYIPFYTNMNATDASYDDASLSFNFKDAYWMYNALSVLVESNYSEFIQDDIDYLTEVRQDLRMAVAETDKLAADYSGDELVEFLTDRNQKVVKEMQDKAHKLFGDLYTKGINISKLTFNMDENL
- a CDS encoding nucleobase:cation symporter-2 family protein, giving the protein MDLDTKNQSDSFLKNLLLGFQHLLAMYSGDILIPILIGASLGFSAKEMTYLISVDIFMCGVATLLQIKRTPLTGIGLPVVLGSAVEYVTPLQNIGHHFGIAYMYGAIIAAGVFIMLISKLFASLKRFFPPVVTGSLITLIGFTLIPVAFQNIGGGNVADKSFGNPTNLILGFTTALIIVIISIWGRGFVKQIAVLIGIVAGYLLGIGMGEIGFKTVGSAHWFQIPQPFYFATPKFEWSSILVMLLAALTCMIESTGVYYALAELTGDDLDENDLQRGYASEGLAAILGGIFNTFPYSTFSQNVAVVQLSGIKKNKPVYFSAFLLIILGLIPKVGAVAELIPNAVLGGAMLIMFGTVGIEGIKMLTRVEMNNNNIMIMAVSISLGLGVTVQPTLLHFLPSTVQTILNNGLVVGSFSAILLNLLLNTHKKTN
- a CDS encoding BspA family leucine-rich repeat surface protein; translated protein: MYLRFLQLKRSGNVKLRNKMKKGKAGWFVVSMCFFGAGLVFMGNPMAVHADDVNGNNSHFESMTSGTQANTAGNVERQSVNNALTYNNPHAELQMSEKASSQPVSQAKSQGSQVVTNNLSQESSSKQKEETYSVPASIKNVPQHNETDNINQSANGDTTIVESNDTDDSGVWNLDSNGDLHMVSGTFNGSHDNNGEPDSSFFSKVTGSDDVKKIIIDGPTDGKKITIGPDATGGFFGFGQLESIEGLGNLDTSNTTNMTSLFQFDKHLRSADTDKLDTSAVTNMSNMFDASGFQSLDLSNFKTGNVINMSGMFGEMTDLSYEMGVNPDNPSSDSDNPDPKWPDPKVGIHELNLSNFDVNNVTSIEGMFKGDTYLNSIDLPNFDNAKVSGYVGAFQGCSNLKSIDLSGMQMKYADRYGATALLNVGRFQSYIDDVEHFNLKQIKVNQTTILQDSNLSTIDPTGIYSGRWVNDEGKIFTSKELESAYSFEGDEPRVAANYSWYIDTDVTIKTNLGDKVVHVTGPAVPKEGVFNVEVPEVDGYTPDLTKVEADVESTGITPTQSVIYTPTPKKPSGGSSHHSGSDKNTNSVEQLNQTVMTYHNQDNVKLYTMDGQEITNRELYPGTDWFSDEVVTRDNVKYYRVATNELVKAEDALVYVDHAATIVTKNGSPKSLSNEHSQNVSDRMLMSDTAWKTDRYAFFNGTKFYRVATNEWVNAEDVQDNL